The Halococcus sediminicola genome has a segment encoding these proteins:
- a CDS encoding DolP-mannose mannosyltransferase translates to MREASFLDRRWPLVLGGLALLVQGLSVRRALATTPPTTNIDAAFFQHAGWYVTQGSIPYADIWDIKPPLAIETTAVLAALTDGDPLSLHLLSVALVAGAAVGCSLLVGLLAHRLTGDGLAALLAGCTLLAMPAFYRLSANGFRPKYLTLLFGLGALVLALERRPLLAGTAAAASAGYWQYGAIFAILTLGIAVEHRDRRALARTALGMALVTAVAVVPIALSDALASMLVEVVYVPLTTQGAQPITERLGKLVLYLAYALVPLAVGLSGLAAGRGEFRRHWWVYAGAAWGAFQILFDLDSAPDLYLLVTFLAFGVALAVARAQPVHRRWLAAAFAAIVLVNAIWVGGFVANPVGNAASADGGAAGTLRAVSESVDVSRPGEPPRHGISPVRDLYWERRVPESCHYRLSETERDWLAKTDRSHHESRCGSARGLP, encoded by the coding sequence GTGCGAGAGGCATCGTTCCTCGACCGGCGCTGGCCGCTCGTCCTCGGAGGACTGGCGCTGCTCGTCCAGGGACTTTCAGTACGTCGAGCGCTTGCGACCACGCCCCCAACGACCAACATCGACGCCGCCTTCTTCCAGCACGCCGGCTGGTACGTCACACAAGGTTCGATACCCTACGCCGACATCTGGGATATCAAGCCCCCGCTGGCCATCGAAACCACGGCCGTGCTCGCCGCGCTCACCGATGGCGACCCACTTTCCCTCCATCTGTTGAGCGTCGCGCTCGTCGCCGGGGCCGCCGTCGGCTGTAGCCTTCTGGTTGGATTGCTCGCCCATCGGCTCACCGGCGACGGATTGGCGGCACTGCTGGCCGGCTGCACCCTGCTGGCAATGCCTGCCTTCTACCGCCTCTCGGCGAACGGCTTCCGACCCAAGTATCTCACCCTGCTCTTCGGACTGGGGGCACTCGTGCTCGCACTCGAAAGACGACCGCTGCTCGCTGGGACGGCCGCCGCCGCGAGCGCGGGCTACTGGCAGTACGGGGCGATATTCGCCATCCTCACCCTCGGCATCGCCGTCGAGCACCGTGACCGGCGCGCGCTCGCCCGCACTGCGCTCGGGATGGCGCTGGTCACGGCCGTGGCGGTGGTCCCCATCGCGCTGTCGGACGCGCTCGCCTCGATGCTCGTCGAGGTGGTGTACGTGCCGCTCACAACGCAGGGTGCGCAACCGATTACCGAACGTCTCGGCAAACTCGTTCTCTATCTCGCCTACGCGCTCGTGCCGCTCGCCGTGGGACTCTCCGGGCTGGCTGCCGGCCGGGGAGAGTTCCGCCGCCACTGGTGGGTGTACGCCGGCGCGGCGTGGGGTGCGTTCCAGATACTGTTCGACCTCGACAGCGCGCCCGATCTCTATTTGCTCGTCACCTTCCTCGCGTTCGGGGTCGCGCTGGCCGTCGCGCGGGCGCAACCGGTTCATCGGCGCTGGCTCGCGGCGGCGTTCGCTGCCATCGTGCTGGTCAACGCGATATGGGTCGGCGGGTTCGTGGCCAACCCCGTTGGGAACGCCGCCAGTGCCGACGGCGGAGCCGCCGGAACACTCAGAGCTGTCTCCGAGTCGGTCGACGTGTCGCGACCCGGCGAGCCGCCCCGCCACGGAATCTCGCCCGTGCGCGACCTCTACTGGGAGCGTCGCGTTCCCGAGTCGTGTCACTACCGGCTGAGCGAGACCGAGCGCGACTGGCTCGCGAAGACCGACCGATCTCACCACGAATCGCGCTGCGGCAGCGCTCGCGGTCTTCCGTGA
- the cyaB gene encoding class IV adenylate cyclase, translated as MYEVECKVAARHEPVRERLAALDADPIDTVEQADTYYDAPHRSFPETDEALRVRREGETTRLTYKGPLVDAHSKTRAEHETAVEDGETMARLLDALGFTPAATVEKEREKFRCRGYTVALDTVSGLGEFVEVEDGAASEGDIERVRDGARDLLAALDCDPDEQIRRSYLGMLLATADE; from the coding sequence GTGTACGAGGTCGAATGCAAGGTCGCCGCCCGCCACGAACCCGTCCGCGAACGACTCGCGGCGCTCGACGCCGACCCCATCGATACCGTCGAGCAGGCGGATACCTACTACGACGCCCCCCATCGGAGTTTCCCCGAGACCGACGAGGCGCTCAGAGTCCGTCGGGAGGGCGAAACGACGCGACTCACCTACAAGGGACCGCTCGTGGATGCCCATTCGAAGACCCGCGCCGAGCACGAGACGGCGGTCGAGGACGGCGAGACGATGGCGAGACTTCTCGATGCGCTCGGGTTCACGCCCGCGGCGACCGTCGAGAAGGAGCGCGAGAAGTTCCGCTGTCGGGGGTACACCGTCGCCCTCGATACAGTTTCGGGTCTCGGCGAGTTCGTCGAGGTCGAGGACGGGGCGGCGAGCGAGGGCGACATCGAGCGCGTCCGCGATGGCGCGCGCGACCTGCTCGCGGCGCTCGACTGTGACCCCGACGAACAGATCCGGCGGTCGTATCTCGGAATGCTGTTGGCAACCGCCGACGAATAA
- a CDS encoding methionine adenosyltransferase: protein MTERNVRVAALDRPAAEDEPVEIVERKGIGHPDSLCDGIAESVSRALAAAYLDRVGRVLHYNTDETQLVAGSAKPAFGGGEVLEPIYVLIVGRATSEYEGTTIPTEPIALRAARQYLEAHVPELEIGTDIVVDVKLGEGSGDLRDVFGEGGVAMANDTSYGVGHAPLSETEQIVLNAERRLTGEYATDHPELGPDVKVMGKREGDDIEITVAAAMIDSYIVDADAYAEAVEEVREYVADVADEYTDRAVSIHVNTADDYDAGSIYLTTTGTSAEQGDDGSVGRGNRANGLITPNRSMSMEATSGKNPVNHIGKIYNLLSTEIAERVVSEVAGIRDLRVRLLSQIGRPVDQPHVADIHVSTEAGVAVGDVEEEIRTIVDRELADVTGLTDRVIEGDVSTF from the coding sequence ATGACCGAACGAAACGTTCGCGTGGCGGCGCTCGACCGGCCGGCCGCCGAGGACGAGCCGGTCGAAATCGTCGAACGAAAGGGCATCGGCCATCCCGATTCGCTGTGTGACGGCATCGCCGAGAGCGTCTCGCGCGCGCTCGCGGCGGCGTATCTCGACCGCGTCGGTCGAGTGTTACACTACAACACCGACGAGACGCAACTGGTCGCCGGCAGCGCCAAACCCGCCTTCGGCGGCGGCGAGGTACTCGAACCCATCTACGTGCTCATCGTCGGGCGCGCGACCAGCGAGTACGAGGGCACCACCATTCCCACCGAACCCATCGCGCTCCGGGCGGCCCGCCAGTATCTCGAAGCGCACGTGCCCGAACTCGAAATCGGGACTGACATCGTCGTCGACGTGAAACTCGGCGAGGGCAGCGGCGACCTCCGGGACGTCTTCGGCGAGGGCGGCGTGGCGATGGCAAACGACACGAGCTATGGCGTGGGTCATGCACCGCTCTCCGAAACCGAGCAGATCGTCCTGAACGCCGAGCGGCGACTCACGGGTGAGTACGCCACCGACCATCCCGAACTCGGGCCGGACGTGAAGGTGATGGGCAAGCGCGAGGGCGACGACATCGAGATCACTGTCGCGGCGGCGATGATCGACTCCTACATCGTGGACGCCGACGCCTATGCCGAAGCGGTCGAGGAGGTCCGCGAGTACGTCGCGGACGTCGCCGACGAGTACACCGACCGGGCGGTCTCCATCCACGTGAACACCGCCGACGATTACGACGCGGGTTCGATATACCTCACTACCACAGGGACGAGCGCCGAACAGGGCGACGACGGTTCGGTGGGACGGGGCAACCGTGCGAACGGACTCATCACGCCGAATCGCTCGATGAGCATGGAGGCGACCTCGGGGAAGAATCCCGTGAATCACATCGGCAAGATCTACAACCTCCTGAGCACCGAGATCGCCGAGCGCGTCGTGAGCGAGGTGGCGGGCATCCGCGACCTCCGGGTACGACTCCTGAGCCAGATCGGCCGGCCCGTCGACCAGCCCCACGTCGCCGACATCCACGTCAGCACCGAGGCGGGCGTCGCCGTCGGCGACGTCGAGGAGGAGATCCGAACCATCGTCGACCGCGAACTCGCCGACGTCACCGGCCTGACCGACCGCGTCATCGAGGGCGACGTCTCGACGTTCTGA
- a CDS encoding amphi-Trp domain-containing protein, which yields MADTTEASQSLSREEAADELEALANELRGSEDITVAVGNKSVALTPRDTVDYDIEVSEREPMLGDKRESVSIDLHWKAEE from the coding sequence ATGGCAGACACCACCGAGGCAAGTCAGAGCCTCTCGCGCGAGGAAGCCGCCGACGAACTGGAGGCACTTGCGAACGAACTGCGTGGGAGTGAGGACATCACCGTCGCCGTCGGCAACAAGTCGGTCGCGCTCACGCCGCGCGACACCGTCGACTACGATATCGAGGTGAGCGAACGCGAGCCGATGCTCGGCGACAAGCGCGAGTCCGTCAGCATCGATCTCCACTGGAAGGCTGAAGAGTAG
- a CDS encoding coenzyme F420-0:L-glutamate ligase produces MNVSPVTDLPEIGADDDLAALVAEQVDVDVDVVCVASTVVSKAEGRARDLADFPAGPRAHEIADRLAELSGDEKDPRFAQAVLEESTELLMDEPFLLTETRFGHVSVNAGIDRSNVPDNDILLLPKHPSESARRLNEQLDVPVIVTDTCGRPFRHGQRGVAIGWAGLPASRDWRGEHDRDDRELGVTVESVVDELAAAANLVLGEGAGGNPVAVVDGFDMDEFAGSDNLFRAVDGDFVRQALREWSYAGN; encoded by the coding sequence ATGAACGTCTCACCCGTCACGGATCTCCCCGAGATCGGTGCCGACGACGACCTCGCGGCACTCGTCGCCGAGCAGGTCGACGTCGACGTCGACGTGGTCTGCGTGGCGAGCACCGTCGTCTCGAAAGCCGAAGGCCGGGCGCGCGATCTCGCCGACTTCCCGGCCGGCCCGCGCGCACACGAGATCGCCGACCGGCTGGCCGAACTCTCCGGCGACGAGAAAGACCCCCGGTTCGCACAGGCCGTCTTGGAGGAGAGCACCGAGCTCCTGATGGACGAGCCGTTCCTCCTGACCGAGACGCGCTTCGGACACGTCTCGGTGAACGCCGGTATCGACCGCTCGAACGTTCCCGACAACGACATCCTCCTGCTCCCGAAGCACCCGAGCGAGAGTGCACGCCGGCTCAACGAGCAACTCGACGTTCCGGTGATCGTCACCGACACCTGTGGGCGACCGTTCCGACACGGCCAGCGCGGCGTGGCCATCGGCTGGGCCGGCCTGCCCGCCAGCCGCGACTGGCGCGGCGAACACGACCGCGACGACCGCGAACTCGGCGTCACAGTAGAGTCCGTGGTAGACGAACTCGCGGCGGCGGCGAACCTCGTGCTCGGCGAGGGTGCGGGCGGGAACCCCGTCGCCGTCGTGGATGGATTCGACATGGACGAGTTCGCCGGGAGCGACAACCTGTTTCGCGCCGTCGACGGTGATTTCGTCCGACAGGCGCTTCGGGAGTGGTCGTATGCAGGGAATTGA
- a CDS encoding initiation factor 2B produces MDKPHITCFLRNRGEILLTERGDGTDADADRWSALVSHADGDPDEAAHEAVRGWTDGDAVSFVRRGEPFVVEADRKTRRRIHPYLFDYDSRMDEIGGTDTFEWLPPTEIHHRETVPGLWNAYERVAPTVETVREDGDHGSAYLSVRALEVLRDRAGVLATEAGDETDRWNDLAALAHDLREARPSMVVVENRVDRAMDGVGRTPEAVEESARAGIERAFDADANAAHEAATLLDGTVLTLSRSGTVLDALRQADIERVIVTESRPAREGVGVAETLAKECRVTLVTDAAVAHVLAEHTVDSVLVGADTILADGSVVNKVGTRGIAIAAAREDVSVYAVAANDKITTGDARFEDGDPRDVYDGDAAIDVVNPTFDRTPAELITVVTEDGPLDAAAVEERAARLDALASW; encoded by the coding sequence ATGGACAAGCCCCACATCACCTGTTTCCTCCGAAATCGTGGCGAGATACTCCTCACCGAGCGAGGCGACGGAACCGACGCGGATGCCGATCGGTGGAGTGCACTCGTGAGCCACGCGGATGGGGACCCCGACGAAGCCGCACACGAAGCAGTTCGAGGGTGGACGGACGGTGACGCCGTTTCGTTCGTCCGGCGGGGCGAGCCGTTCGTCGTCGAGGCGGATCGAAAAACACGTCGGCGAATCCATCCGTATCTGTTCGACTATGACTCACGGATGGACGAGATCGGCGGGACCGACACATTCGAGTGGCTCCCGCCGACCGAAATCCACCACCGTGAGACGGTGCCCGGCCTCTGGAACGCCTACGAGCGCGTTGCGCCGACGGTCGAGACCGTACGGGAGGACGGCGACCACGGCTCGGCATACCTGTCGGTGCGCGCACTGGAGGTGCTCCGGGACCGCGCCGGCGTGCTCGCGACGGAAGCGGGCGACGAAACGGACCGGTGGAACGACCTCGCGGCGCTCGCGCACGACCTCCGGGAAGCGCGGCCGAGCATGGTCGTCGTCGAAAACCGCGTCGATCGGGCGATGGACGGGGTAGGTCGAACCCCGGAAGCGGTCGAGGAGTCGGCCCGGGCGGGTATCGAGCGCGCGTTCGATGCGGACGCGAACGCAGCCCACGAGGCTGCCACGCTGCTCGACGGGACCGTCCTGACCCTCTCGCGGTCCGGCACGGTGCTGGACGCGCTTCGACAGGCCGACATCGAGCGAGTTATCGTCACCGAGTCGCGGCCCGCACGCGAGGGCGTCGGTGTCGCCGAAACGCTCGCCAAAGAGTGCCGGGTGACGCTCGTGACCGACGCGGCCGTCGCCCACGTCCTCGCCGAGCACACGGTCGATAGCGTGCTCGTCGGAGCCGATACGATACTGGCCGACGGCAGCGTCGTGAACAAGGTCGGGACACGGGGTATCGCCATCGCCGCCGCTCGGGAGGACGTATCCGTGTACGCCGTCGCCGCGAACGACAAAATCACCACCGGCGACGCGCGCTTCGAGGACGGCGATCCCAGGGACGTCTACGACGGCGACGCCGCCATCGACGTGGTGAATCCGACGTTCGACCGCACGCCGGCGGAGTTGATCACAGTCGTCACCGAGGACGGCCCGCTCGACGCGGCGGCGGTCGAAGAGCGCGCCGCGCGATTGGACGCGCTTGCGTCGTGGTGA